The following are encoded together in the Oncorhynchus masou masou isolate Uvic2021 chromosome 5, UVic_Omas_1.1, whole genome shotgun sequence genome:
- the LOC135529347 gene encoding transmembrane protein 233-like produces MARPLALEPIRGHLGVKSSLNGSADFDRLSFMGEQHPPPPLHSYLWLTILTCFCPAYPVNIVALVFSVLSRKSYELQDYDGSRRLGQKALQVAIASIIIGLLIIAIFIIVHFTTYKL; encoded by the exons ATGGCCCGTCCTCTGGCTCTGGAGCCGATAAGAGGGCATTTGGGTGTTAAGAGTTCCCTAAATGGGAGTGCAGACTTTGACAGACTTAGTTTTATGGGGGAACAGCATCCGCCACCTCCCCTCCACAGTTACCTGTGGCTAACAATCCTCACCTGCTTCTGCCCCGCGTACCCAGTCAACATTGTAGCTCTGGTCTTTTCAGTACTG TCCAGGAAAAGTTACGAGTTGCAAGACTATGACGGCTCGCGACGACTCGGTCAGAAAGCTCTCCAAGTGGCCATCGCCTCCATCATCATCGGCCTCCTCATCATCGCCATATTTATCATCGTTCACTTCACCAcg TATAAATTGTAG